The following proteins are co-located in the Pedobacter sp. FW305-3-2-15-E-R2A2 genome:
- a CDS encoding thymidylate synthase translates to MKQYLDLMQHVLDHGTQKHDRTGTGTISVFGYQMRFNLQEGFPMVTTKKLHLKSIIHELIWFLSGDTNIKYLKDNGVKIWDEWADANGNLGPVYGSQWRSWPTPDGRKIDQISQIINTIKNNPDSRRIIVSAWNVADIEEMALPPCHAFFQFYVADGKLSCQLYQRSADIFLGVPFNIASYALLTMMVAQVCGLQYGDFIHTLGDAHLYNNHIEQARLQLSREPKKLPTMEINPGVKDLLDFKFEDFNLQGYEPHPHIKGAVAV, encoded by the coding sequence ATGAAACAATATTTAGATTTAATGCAGCATGTGCTGGATCATGGCACACAGAAGCATGACCGGACGGGGACAGGGACGATTAGTGTATTTGGCTATCAGATGAGGTTTAACCTTCAGGAAGGCTTTCCAATGGTCACCACCAAGAAATTACACTTAAAATCTATTATCCACGAACTGATCTGGTTCCTGAGTGGAGATACCAATATAAAATACCTGAAAGATAACGGCGTAAAGATCTGGGATGAATGGGCAGATGCCAATGGAAATCTCGGTCCCGTATATGGATCACAATGGAGATCATGGCCAACACCAGATGGCCGGAAAATTGATCAGATCAGTCAGATCATCAACACCATTAAAAACAATCCTGATTCCAGAAGAATTATTGTTTCTGCATGGAATGTAGCAGATATTGAAGAGATGGCTTTACCTCCATGCCATGCTTTTTTCCAGTTTTATGTAGCAGATGGCAAATTAAGCTGCCAGTTATACCAAAGAAGTGCAGATATCTTTTTGGGAGTTCCGTTTAATATTGCATCTTACGCCTTATTGACCATGATGGTTGCCCAGGTATGCGGACTTCAGTACGGAGACTTCATCCATACCCTTGGAGATGCCCACTTGTACAATAACCATATTGAACAGGCCAGGCTGCAATTGAGCAGGGAGCCGAAAAAATTACCAACGATGGAGATTAACCCCGGGGTCAAAGACCTGCTGGATTTCAAATTTGAAGATTTCAACCTGCAAGGTTATGAGCCACACCCTCATATTAAAGGAGCCGTTGCCGTATGA
- a CDS encoding dihydrofolate reductase, which produces MILSIVVAIAENNAIGKDNQLLWHLPADLKHFKDITSGHTIIMGRKTYDSIGRPLPNRRNIVITRNAELNLPGTEVTNSLEEALRLCAAEEEVFIIGGAELYKHALEATDRIYLTRVHHTYDADTFFPEIAPGTWNETSIENHQPDEKNGLAYTFSTLERK; this is translated from the coding sequence ATGATCCTTTCCATAGTAGTCGCCATTGCTGAGAATAACGCCATAGGAAAAGACAACCAATTGTTGTGGCACCTTCCTGCCGACTTAAAACATTTCAAAGACATCACCAGCGGACATACCATCATCATGGGTAGAAAAACCTATGATTCTATTGGCAGGCCCCTTCCCAACCGACGTAATATTGTAATTACAAGAAACGCGGAACTGAATTTGCCTGGAACCGAAGTGACCAATAGCCTGGAAGAAGCATTGCGTCTTTGTGCTGCAGAAGAAGAGGTATTCATCATCGGTGGTGCCGAACTCTACAAACATGCACTGGAAGCAACAGACAGAATTTACCTGACCAGAGTTCACCATACCTATGACGCGGATACTTTTTTCCCCGAAATAGCGCCCGGAACCTGGAATGAAACAAGTATAGAAAATCATCAGCCAGATGAAAAAAATGGGCTTGCTTATACGTTTTCAACGCTTGAACGCAAATAG